A genomic region of Mycobacterium sp. Aquia_213 contains the following coding sequences:
- the folB gene encoding dihydroneopterin aldolase — translation MADRIELRGLTVHGRHGVYEFERINGQEFVVDIVAWIDLVDAAASDDLADTHDYVALAERAAAIVAGPARNLIETVGAEIADFVMDDERVHAVEVTVHKPHAPIEQQFADVAVVIRRSRRGGRGSVIPAGGV, via the coding sequence ATGGCTGACCGAATCGAGTTGCGCGGCTTGACAGTTCACGGCCGCCACGGAGTCTACGAATTCGAGCGGATCAATGGGCAGGAGTTCGTCGTCGACATCGTGGCGTGGATCGATCTGGTCGACGCCGCCGCCAGCGACGACTTGGCCGACACCCACGACTACGTTGCCCTGGCCGAGCGGGCCGCCGCGATCGTCGCGGGCCCCGCCCGGAACCTGATCGAAACGGTGGGCGCCGAGATCGCCGACTTCGTGATGGACGACGAGCGCGTGCACGCCGTCGAGGTCACGGTGCACAAACCGCATGCCCCGATCGAGCAGCAGTTCGCCGACGTAGCGGTGGTGATCCGGCGGTCGCGGCGCGGCGGGCGCGGTTCGGTGATTCCCGCGGGCGGCGTGTGA
- the folK gene encoding 2-amino-4-hydroxy-6-hydroxymethyldihydropteridine diphosphokinase: MTRVVLSIGSNLGDRLARLQSVVDGLGDALLAVSPVYETVPWGRVEQGPFLNAVLIADDPALDGQGWLRRAQEFEQAAGRIRGERWGPRTLDVDLIACYDETEITSVENNLTLPHPLAHLRAFVMIPWLDIDPDAQLTLPGGPQPVARLVTELEAADRESVRLSGLTLEPESKT; the protein is encoded by the coding sequence ATGACGCGCGTCGTACTGTCCATCGGCTCCAACCTCGGGGACCGGCTGGCGCGGCTGCAGTCGGTCGTCGACGGGCTCGGCGACGCGTTGCTCGCGGTCTCACCCGTGTACGAGACGGTCCCGTGGGGGCGCGTGGAGCAGGGGCCGTTCCTCAACGCGGTGCTGATCGCCGACGACCCGGCCCTCGACGGGCAGGGCTGGCTGCGCCGCGCGCAGGAGTTCGAGCAGGCCGCGGGGCGGATTCGCGGCGAGCGCTGGGGCCCGCGCACCCTGGACGTGGACCTGATCGCCTGCTACGACGAGACCGAGATCACCTCCGTCGAGAACAATCTGACGTTGCCGCACCCGCTGGCCCATCTGCGGGCGTTCGTCATGATCCCGTGGCTGGACATCGACCCGGACGCCCAGCTGACGTTGCCCGGGGGGCCACAGCCCGTCGCCCGTCTGGTGACCGAGCTGGAGGCGGCCGATCGGGAGAGCGTGCGGTTGTCCGGGCTGACGCTCGAGCCGGAATCGAAGACCTGA
- a CDS encoding DUF3180 domain-containing protein yields the protein MGPTRKRDLTAAVVGAAFLGYLLVKGLFRWFPPITVWTGLSLLAVAVAEALWARYVRAKINDGEIGDGPGRLHPLAVARGLMVAKASAWVGALVLGWWIGILVFFLPRRSWLRVAAEDTTGTVVAAVSALALLVAALWLQACCKSPPDPTDHAEGAES from the coding sequence ATGGGGCCGACCCGGAAACGTGACCTGACGGCCGCGGTGGTCGGTGCTGCGTTTCTGGGGTATTTGCTGGTCAAGGGGCTGTTCCGGTGGTTTCCGCCGATCACGGTGTGGACCGGTCTGTCGTTGCTCGCGGTCGCCGTCGCCGAGGCGCTGTGGGCGCGTTACGTGCGGGCCAAGATCAACGACGGGGAAATCGGTGACGGACCCGGCCGGTTGCACCCGCTCGCGGTGGCCCGCGGCCTGATGGTCGCCAAGGCGTCGGCCTGGGTGGGTGCCCTGGTCCTGGGTTGGTGGATCGGCATCCTGGTGTTTTTCCTGCCGCGCCGATCGTGGCTGCGGGTCGCCGCGGAGGACACCACCGGAACGGTGGTGGCCGCCGTCAGCGCGCTGGCGCTGTTGGTCGCCGCGCTGTGGCTGCAGGCTTGCTGCAAGTCCCCGCCGGATCCCACCGACCACGCCGAGGGAGCGGAAAGCTAG
- a CDS encoding DUF6779 domain-containing protein: protein MTVLSRGARVRRGGRRPGWVLLTALLVLAIGASSALVFTNRVELLKLAVILALWAAVAGAFVSVLYRRQSDADQSRVRDLKLVYDLQLDREISARREYELTVESQLRRELASEIRAQAADDLAALRAEVASLRTSLEILFDTDLEQRPALETLETDTPPARAYSDWDRNGESSGADWVTSDRVTSVREGSSVSSSEPRTDESAIIDVPEEPLLPPRSRERVRFQYEGQQEASYPPPQQVQYPEAPPYVPPQDVPYPTPPMPAAAQADQRFEPAPWQSSQQPVPPPGPQPGSVRPDWQPVNADGLWLPPGTQGSTWAGADADAPAAAPSGRRRRRHADPEEQFDGPPVENEPSVPPGESGRRARSRHSAEYRDYSVRNFISTNEPGAPPPPAAATAPPPHPRQAPHDAASPPPRLAPGPHLEPAPRHLGADERVDGGDAAQTGGQSVADLLARLQVQPSGGGRRRRREG from the coding sequence ATGACCGTTCTGTCCCGCGGCGCCCGGGTCCGGCGCGGCGGCCGCAGGCCGGGGTGGGTGCTCTTGACGGCGTTGCTGGTCCTCGCAATAGGGGCCAGTTCCGCACTGGTTTTCACCAATCGCGTGGAACTTCTCAAGCTCGCTGTGATCCTGGCGCTGTGGGCCGCAGTCGCCGGCGCCTTCGTGTCGGTGCTGTACCGCCGGCAAAGCGATGCCGATCAGTCGCGGGTGCGCGACCTGAAGTTGGTCTACGACTTGCAACTGGACCGGGAGATCTCGGCCCGGCGCGAATACGAGCTGACCGTCGAGTCCCAGCTGCGTCGCGAGCTGGCCTCCGAGATACGCGCCCAGGCCGCCGACGATCTGGCCGCGCTGCGCGCCGAAGTGGCGTCGTTGCGGACCAGCCTGGAAATCCTGTTCGACACCGATCTCGAGCAGCGGCCCGCGCTGGAGACCCTCGAGACCGATACGCCGCCCGCCCGCGCTTACAGCGACTGGGACCGCAATGGCGAGAGCTCGGGGGCCGATTGGGTGACCAGCGACCGCGTCACCTCGGTCCGCGAGGGCAGCTCGGTCAGTTCGTCCGAACCCCGCACCGACGAGTCCGCGATCATCGACGTGCCCGAAGAACCGCTGCTCCCGCCCCGCTCGCGGGAGCGGGTCCGGTTCCAGTACGAAGGCCAGCAAGAGGCGTCCTACCCGCCGCCGCAGCAGGTGCAATACCCCGAGGCCCCGCCGTACGTTCCGCCGCAGGACGTCCCGTATCCGACCCCGCCGATGCCCGCCGCGGCGCAGGCCGACCAGCGATTCGAGCCTGCGCCCTGGCAGTCGAGCCAGCAGCCGGTACCGCCCCCGGGGCCGCAGCCGGGATCGGTGCGCCCGGACTGGCAGCCGGTCAACGCGGACGGGCTCTGGCTGCCGCCGGGCACCCAGGGCAGCACCTGGGCGGGCGCCGATGCCGACGCGCCCGCTGCCGCGCCGTCGGGCCGGCGCCGGCGCCGGCATGCCGACCCCGAGGAGCAGTTCGACGGCCCGCCCGTGGAGAACGAACCGTCGGTGCCGCCGGGTGAATCCGGCCGTCGGGCGCGCTCGCGCCACTCCGCGGAGTACCGCGACTACAGCGTCCGGAACTTCATCTCGACGAACGAGCCCGGTGCGCCGCCGCCCCCTGCCGCCGCGACCGCACCGCCGCCGCACCCCAGACAGGCACCGCACGACGCGGCGTCACCGCCGCCACGACTGGCTCCCGGGCCGCACCTGGAGCCGGCTCCCCGGCACCTCGGCGCGGACGAGAGGGTGGACGGCGGCGACGCCGCGCAAACCGGTGGTCAGTCGGTCGCCGACCTGCTGGCCCGGCTGCAGGTGCAGCCATCCGGCGGTGGCCGGCGTCGTCGCCGGGAAGGCTGA
- a CDS encoding Rossmann-like and DUF2520 domain-containing protein: MKQFDGLRPARLKVGIISAGRVGTALGVALERAEHVVVACSAISHASRQRAAHRLPDTTVAAPPDVAAAAELLVLAVPDSELAGLVSGLAATSSVRPGTIVLHTSGANGIGILEPLTQHGCIPLAIHPAMTFTGSDEDISRLADTCFGITAADDVGYAIGQSLVLEMGGEPFCVREEARILYHAALAHAGNHIVAVLADALDALRAALRGSELLGQQTVDEQPGGLAERIVGPLARAALENTLQRGQAALTGPVARGDAAAVADHLRALAQVDPELAQAYRVNALRTAQRAHAPKAVVEVLAG, translated from the coding sequence ATGAAGCAGTTCGACGGTTTGCGCCCGGCCAGGCTCAAGGTAGGGATCATTTCGGCTGGCCGGGTGGGTACCGCCCTGGGTGTCGCGCTGGAGCGCGCTGAGCACGTCGTGGTGGCGTGCAGCGCCATCTCCCATGCGTCGCGCCAGCGGGCGGCTCATCGGCTGCCCGATACCACCGTGGCCGCACCGCCGGACGTGGCTGCCGCCGCCGAGCTGCTGGTGTTGGCGGTGCCCGACAGCGAACTCGCCGGCCTGGTCTCCGGGCTGGCGGCCACCTCGTCGGTACGGCCCGGCACGATCGTGCTGCACACGTCGGGAGCCAACGGGATCGGCATTCTGGAGCCGCTCACGCAGCACGGCTGCATACCGCTGGCGATTCACCCGGCGATGACGTTCACCGGCTCCGACGAGGACATCAGCCGGCTGGCGGACACCTGCTTCGGCATCACCGCGGCCGACGATGTCGGGTATGCGATCGGGCAGTCGCTGGTGCTGGAGATGGGCGGCGAGCCGTTCTGCGTCCGCGAGGAAGCCCGCATCCTGTACCACGCCGCCCTGGCCCATGCGGGTAACCACATCGTCGCGGTGCTCGCCGACGCGCTCGACGCGTTGCGGGCCGCACTGCGGGGCAGCGAACTGCTCGGGCAGCAAACCGTCGACGAACAGCCCGGTGGCCTTGCCGAACGCATCGTCGGGCCGCTGGCCCGGGCCGCGCTGGAGAACACGCTGCAGCGCGGACAGGCCGCGCTCACCGGTCCGGTTGCCCGCGGCGACGCCGCCGCGGTCGCCGACCATCTGCGCGCGCTGGCGCAGGTCGACCCCGAGCTGGCCCAGGCCTATCGGGTCAACGCCCTGCGGACCGCACAGCGCGCACACGCTCCCAAGGCCGTCGTCGAGGTGCTGGCGGGATGA
- the panC gene encoding pantoate--beta-alanine ligase: protein MNATTARPPAFKRGELNVYPAPGDVSNVSRALRHTGRRVMLVPTMGALHDGHLALVRAAKRVPGSVVAVSIFVNPLQFGAGEDLDAYPRTLDDDLALLRGEGVEIVFAPNAAAMYPDGLRTTVQPGPLAAELEGGPRPTHFAGVLTVVCKLLQIVRPDRIFFGEKDYQQLVMIRQMTADLNFDVEVIGVPTVRESDGLAMSSRNRYLDSAQRELATTLSAALVAGAHAAPAGAQATLDAARAVLAAVPQIEVDYLELRGADLGPLRSGRPGRLLVAARLGSTRLLDNIAIAGTDGPDELPQSPWRN from the coding sequence ATGAACGCGACGACGGCCCGGCCACCGGCCTTCAAGCGGGGCGAACTGAATGTCTACCCGGCGCCCGGCGATGTGTCGAACGTCAGCCGTGCGCTGCGCCACACCGGCCGCCGGGTGATGCTGGTGCCGACGATGGGCGCGCTGCACGACGGGCATCTGGCCCTGGTCCGCGCCGCTAAGCGGGTACCCGGCTCGGTGGTCGCGGTTTCGATCTTCGTGAATCCGTTGCAATTCGGCGCCGGAGAAGACCTTGACGCCTACCCGCGCACGCTCGACGACGACCTGGCACTGCTGCGCGGCGAAGGCGTCGAGATCGTGTTCGCGCCGAACGCCGCGGCGATGTACCCGGACGGTCTGCGCACCACCGTGCAGCCCGGTCCGCTGGCCGCCGAACTCGAGGGCGGCCCTCGGCCAACACATTTCGCCGGCGTGCTGACCGTCGTGTGCAAGCTGCTGCAGATCGTGCGTCCCGACCGGATCTTCTTCGGCGAGAAGGACTATCAGCAGCTGGTCATGATCCGGCAGATGACCGCCGACCTGAACTTCGACGTCGAGGTGATCGGCGTGCCGACCGTGCGGGAGTCCGACGGGCTGGCGATGTCGTCGCGCAACCGCTACCTAGACTCCGCTCAACGCGAATTGGCGACGACCCTGTCGGCCGCGCTGGTGGCCGGCGCCCACGCCGCCCCGGCCGGCGCACAGGCCACGCTCGACGCGGCACGTGCTGTGCTCGCCGCCGTGCCTCAGATCGAGGTCGACTACCTGGAGTTGCGTGGCGCAGACCTCGGGCCGCTGCGGTCCGGCAGGCCCGGACGCCTGCTCGTCGCTGCTCGGCTGGGCAGCACCAGACTGTTGGACAACATCGCGATCGCCGGCACCGATGGGCCGGACGAGTTACCGCAATCACCTTGGAGGAACTGA
- the panD gene encoding aspartate 1-decarboxylase, producing MFRTMLKSKIHRATVTQADLHYVGSVTIDADLMDAADLLEGEQVTIVDIDNGARLVTYAITGERGTGIIGINGAAAHLVHPGDLVILIAYGTMEDAEARAYQPRIVFVDAGNKQIDLGSDPAFVPDDAAELLNPRMGAR from the coding sequence ATGTTTCGGACGATGCTCAAATCGAAGATCCACCGCGCCACCGTCACACAGGCTGACCTGCACTACGTCGGCTCGGTGACGATCGACGCGGACCTGATGGACGCGGCCGACCTGCTCGAGGGCGAGCAGGTGACCATCGTGGACATCGACAACGGGGCCCGCCTCGTCACCTACGCGATCACCGGCGAGCGTGGCACCGGCATCATCGGAATCAACGGTGCGGCAGCACATCTCGTGCATCCAGGCGACCTGGTGATCCTGATCGCCTACGGGACGATGGAGGACGCCGAGGCGCGCGCCTACCAACCGCGCATCGTCTTCGTCGACGCCGGCAACAAGCAGATCGACCTGGGTAGTGATCCGGCATTCGTGCCCGACGATGCGGCCGAGTTGCTCAACCCCCGGATGGGCGCGCGATAG
- a CDS encoding type III pantothenate kinase, with product MLLAIDVRNTHTVVGLLSGAKEHAKVVQQWRIRTESEVTADELALTIDGLIGDDSEQLTGAAALSTVPSVLHEVRVMLDQYWPSVLHVLIEPGVRTGIPLLVDNPKEVGADRIVNCLAAFNKFGKPCIVVDFGSSICVDVVSAKGEFLGGAIAPGIQVSSDAAAARSAALRRVELSRPRSVVGKNTVECMQAGAVFGFAGLVDGLVGRIREDVDGFSGDDVVVVATGHTAPLLLSELHTVANYDQHLTLQGLRLVFERNRDTQRGRLKTAR from the coding sequence GTGTTGCTGGCGATCGACGTCCGGAACACGCACACCGTCGTCGGGCTGCTGTCCGGCGCCAAAGAGCACGCAAAAGTCGTGCAGCAGTGGCGGATCCGCACCGAGTCCGAGGTCACCGCGGACGAACTGGCCCTGACCATCGACGGCCTGATCGGCGACGACTCCGAGCAACTCACCGGGGCCGCGGCGCTGTCCACCGTTCCGTCGGTGCTGCACGAGGTGCGGGTCATGCTCGACCAGTACTGGCCGTCGGTGCTACACGTGCTGATCGAGCCCGGCGTGCGGACCGGTATCCCACTGCTGGTCGACAATCCGAAAGAAGTGGGCGCCGACCGGATCGTCAACTGCCTGGCGGCCTTTAACAAATTCGGTAAGCCCTGCATCGTCGTTGACTTCGGATCGTCGATCTGCGTGGACGTGGTATCGGCCAAGGGTGAGTTTCTCGGCGGCGCCATCGCGCCCGGGATACAGGTCTCCTCGGATGCCGCCGCGGCCCGCTCGGCCGCGCTGCGCCGGGTCGAGCTGTCCCGGCCGCGGTCGGTGGTCGGGAAGAACACCGTCGAATGCATGCAGGCGGGCGCGGTGTTCGGCTTCGCGGGATTGGTCGACGGCCTGGTGGGGCGCATCCGCGAGGACGTGGACGGCTTTTCCGGCGACGACGTGGTGGTCGTCGCGACCGGCCACACCGCGCCGCTGCTGCTGTCCGAGCTGCACACCGTCGCCAACTACGACCAGCACCTGACGCTGCAGGGGCTGCGGCTGGTCTTCGAACGCAACCGCGACACCCAGCGCGGCCGGCTGAAGACCGCACGCTGA